Proteins from one Gorilla gorilla gorilla isolate KB3781 chromosome Y, NHGRI_mGorGor1-v2.1_pri, whole genome shotgun sequence genomic window:
- the ZBED1 gene encoding E3 SUMO-protein ligase ZBED1, producing the protein MENKSLESSQTDLKLVAHPRAKSKVWKYFGFDTNAEGCILQWKKIYCRICMAQIAYSGNTSNLSYHLEKNHPEEFCEFVKSNTEQMREAFATAFSKLKPESSQQPGQDALAVKAGHGYDSKKQQELTAAVLGLICEGLYPASIVDEPTFKVLLKTADPRYELPSRKYISTKAIPEKYGAVREVILKELAEATWCGISTDMWRSENQNRAYVTLAAHFLGLGAPNCLSMGSRCLKTFEVPEENTAETITRVLYEVFIEWGISAKVFGATTNYGKDIVKACSLLDVAVHMPCLGHTFNAGIQQAFQLPKLGALLSRCRKLVEYFQQSAVAMYMLYEKQKQQNVAHCMLVSNRVSWWGSTLAMLQRLKEQQFVIAGVLVEDSNNHHLMLEASEWATIEGLVELLQPFKQVAEMLSASRYPTISMVKPLLHMLLNTTLNIKETDSKELSMAKEVIAKELSKTYQETPEIDMFLNVATFLDPRYKRLPFLSAFERQQVENRVVEEAKGLLDKVKEGGYRPAEDKIFPVPEEPPVKKLMRTSTPPPASVINNMLAEIFCQTGGVEDQEEWHAQVVEELSNFKSQKVLGLNEDPLKWWSDRLALFPLLPKVLQKYWCVTATRVAPERLFGSAANVVSAKRNRLAPAHVDEQVFLYENARSGAEAEPEDQDEGEWGLDQEQVFSLGDGVSGGFFGIRDSSFL; encoded by the coding sequence ATGGAGAATAAAAGCCTGGAGAGCTCCCAGACAGACCTGAAGCTGGTGGCCCACCCCCGCGCCAAGAGCAAGGTGTGGAAGTATTTTGGCTTCGACACCAACGCCGAGGGATGCATCCTGCAGTGGAAGAAAATCTACTGCCGCATCTGCATGGCCCAGATCGCCTACTCCGGAAACACCTCCAACCTGTCCTACCACCTGGAGAAGAACCACCCCGAGGAATTCTGCGAATTCGTCAAGAGCAACACGGAGCAGATGCGTGAAGCCTTCGCCACCGCCTTCTCCAAGCTGAAGCCCGAGTCGTCCCAGCAGCCCGGGCAGGACGCGCTGGCCGTCAAGGCCGGCCACGGCTACGACAGCAAGAAGCAGCAGGAGCTGACGGCCGCCGTGCTGGGCCTCATCTGCGAGGGGCTGTACCCGGCCTCCATCGTGGACGAGCCCACCTTCAAGGTGCTGCTGAAGACGGCCGACCCCCGGTATGAGCTGCCCAGCCGGAAGTACATCTCTACCAAGGCCATCCCTGAGAAGTACGGGGCCGTCCGGGAGGTGATCCTGAAGGAGCTGGCCGAGGCCACCTGGTGTGGCATCTCCACCGACATGTGGAGGAGTGAGAATCAGAACCGCGCCTACGTCACGCTGGCCGCCCACTTCCTGGGCCTGGGCGCCCCCAACTGCCTGTCCATGGGCTCCCGCTGCCTGAAGACCTTCGAGGTGCCTGAAGAGAACACGGCGGAGACCATCACGCGGGTGCTCTATGAGGTCTTCATCGAGTGGGGCATCAGTGCGAAGGTCTTCGGGGCCACCACCAACTATGGCAAGGACATCGTGAAGGCGTGCTCCCTGCTGGACGTCGCAGTGCACATGCCCTGCCTGGGCCACACCTTCAATGCCGGCATCCAGCAGGCCTTCCAGCTCCCGAAGCTGGGGGCGCTGCTGTCGCGCTGCCGCAAACTGGTGGAGTACTTCCAGCAGTCTGCCGTGGCCATGTACATGCTCTATGAGAAGCAGAAGCAGCAGAACGTGGCCCACTGCATGCTGGTGAGCAACCGCGTCTCCTGGTGGGGGAGCACGCTGGCCATGCTGCAGCGCCTCAAGGAGCAGCAGTTCGTCATCGCCGGGGTCTTGGTGGAGGACAGCAACAACCACCACCTCATGCTGGAGGCCAGCGAGTGGGCCACCATCGAGGGGCTGGTGGAGCTCCTGCAGCCCTTCAAGCAGGTGGCCGAGATGCTGTCGGCCTCCAGGTACCCCACCATCAGCATGGTGAAGCCGCTGCTGCACATGCTCCTGAACACCACGCTCAACATCAAGGAGACCGACTCCAAGGAGCTCAGCATGGCCAAGGAGGTCATCGCCAAGGAGCTTTCCAAGACCTACCAGGAGACGCCCGAGATCGACATGTTTCTCAACGTGGCCACCTTCCTGGACCCCCGCTACAAGAGGCTGCCCTTCCTCTCCGCCTTCGAGCGGCAGCAGGTGGAGAACCGCGTGGTGGAAGAGGCCAAGGGCCTGCTGGACAAGGTCAAAGAGGGCGGCTACCGGCCAGCCGAGGACAAGATCTTCCCGGTGCCCGAGGAGCCTCCCGTCAAGAAGCTCATGCGGACGTCCACACCGCCGCCCGCCAGCGTCATCAACAACATGCTGGCCGAGATCTTCTGCCAGACAGGCGGCGTGGAGGACCAGGAAGAGTGGCATGCCCAGGTGGTGGAGGAGCTGAGCAACTTCAAGTCCCAGAAGGTGCTTGGCCTCAACGAAGACCCCCTCAAGTGGTGGTCAGACCGCCTGGCCCTCTTCCCCCTGCTGCCCAAGGTGCTGCAGAAGTACTGGTGCGTGACGGCCACGCGCGTCGCCCCCGAGCGTCTCTTCGGTTCCGCCGCCAACGTGGTCAGCGCCAAGAGGAACCGGCTGGCTCCCGCGCACGTGGACGAGCAGGTGTTTCTGTATGAGAACGCCCGGAGTGGGGCGGAGGCGGAACCCGAGGACCAGGACGAGGGGGAGTGGGGCCTGGACCAGGAGCAGGTGTTCTCCTTGGGGGATGGCGTCAGCGGCGGTTTCTTTGGCATCAGGGACAGCAGCTTCCTGTAG